Proteins from one Mytilus galloprovincialis chromosome 11, xbMytGall1.hap1.1, whole genome shotgun sequence genomic window:
- the LOC143051418 gene encoding uncharacterized protein LOC143051418, translated as MMLTLLLVSLVASVSALNKGGPLLGGLVNGGVITSGPILGGGGIISGSGGIVGGGGLLLNGGGLGGLIGGLNTGLVGGGQPWCTCSLKCAPGQIKLNKKCNLAPLLPGSLNTCCSLLPWWVTNQNYGASLGGAGVIGGGGIIGGVSGLVGGGSGLLGPIGGIGGPIGGVVAGPVSVVSGGSNVVGGYGSTGKGYY; from the exons ATGATGTTGACTCTACTACTAGTTTCGCTTGTCGCCTCTGTTTCGGCATTAAACAAAGGAGGTCCATTATTAGGAggacttgtaaatggtggagttATCACAAGTGGCCCAATCCTTGGCGGTGGTGGAATTATTAGTGGATCTGGAGGAATTGTCGGTGGTGGTGGACTTCTGTTAAATGGTGGTGGATTAGGAGGATTGATCGGAGGATTAAATACAG gaCTTGTCGGTGGAGGCCAACCATGGTGTACATGCAGTTTGAAATGTGCACCAGGACAGATTAAACTCAACAAGAAATGTAACTTGGCACCACTCCTTCCTGGTAGTTTGAATACTTGTTGTTCCTTGTTGCCATGGTGGGTAACCAACCAAAATTACGGTGCTTCACTTGGAGGAGCTGGTGTGATTGGTGGTGGAGGTATCATCGGTGGTGTTAGTGGTCTTGTTGGAGGTGGTAGTGGACTTCTTGGTCCAATCGGTGGTATTGGAGGCCCAATTGGTGGTGTTGTTGCAGGTCCAGTCAGTGTAGTTAGCGGAGGCAGCAATGTTGTCGGTGGATACGGATCAACTGGTAAAGGATACTATTAG